In Camelus bactrianus isolate YW-2024 breed Bactrian camel chromosome 18, ASM4877302v1, whole genome shotgun sequence, one DNA window encodes the following:
- the IQCE gene encoding IQ domain-containing protein E isoform X8 produces MAAGARRARGLALRLRRAAGGAREADGRARSARGRSGSAAAMSLGTGEPASETGDDSLSAITFDSDPEKLSAKAKRRSFHKPPPTSPKSPYHSKPRKVASWRALRTAASMPLGSRMSLTPQKLWLGSSRQGSLTQALRSDLTLERAWTTPPSSTPDYLTEAVRMRRSNLRRSASHGSVPGTPIHREKEDMYDEIIELKKSLHMQKSDVDLMRTKLRRLEEENSRKDRQIEQLLDPSRGPDFVRTLAEKRPDTGWVINGLKQRILKLEQQCKEKDSTINKLQTDMKTTNLEEMRIAMETYYEEIHRLQTLLASSETTGKKPPVEKKIGLKKQKKMSSAFLSLSRSVQELTEENQSLKEDLDRMLSNSPTISKIKDYVEWSKPRLLRRIAELEKKMSSMESLKSHASEVVRSNPPAHSASSSVGPRQMRLDRPDRQEEGERLRGAVKSLKGERNALHTQLQERDLEVKQLLQTKADLQKELENMKEGEKERKEREEALREEIRALTKKFRELEEMKNEEEDDRVEMTPEVMNLAPSVVEVSGVLMATAAVLASFCLKIQAFHLRSPIHVAQHWAIKDRKRTLEKQVILALTHRCAELGKCAPAVGASRLPDTWRATALLPQGALPDGAPGLTKPSVTLLTSELVVSPETSLSSDTLSDPGRTPAPKPHHQTLPAGLGAGPGARQ; encoded by the exons ATGGCAGCGGGGGCGCGGCGGGCGCGCGGGCTGGCCCTGAGGCTGCGGCGGGCGGCCGGCGGAGCCCGGGAAGCGGACGGCCGCGCCCGCAGCGCCCGGGGGCGATCGGGCAGCGCCGCCGCCATGTCGCTGGGCACCGGGGAGCCGGCCTCGGAGACG GGAGATGACAGTCTGTCTGCGATCACCTTTGACTCTGACCCTGAGAAGCTGAGTGCG AAAGCAAAGAGGAGAAGTTTCCACAAGCCTCCGCCCACATCGCCGA AGTCACCTTATCACTCTAAGCCGAGAAAAGTGGCCTCCTGGAGAGCTCTGAGGACAGCAGCGAGCATGCCCCTCGGCAGCAGAATGTCCTTGACCCCCCAGAAGCTGTGGCTGGGAAGCTCCAGGCAAG GAAGTCTGACCCAAGCCCTGAGATCAGACCTCACCTTGGAGCGTGCGTGGACCACCCCCCCCAGCAGCACCCCCGACTATCTGACAGAAGCCGTAAGAATGAGGAGGTCAAATCTCAGGCGTTCTGCCAGCCACG GCTCCGTCCCTGGGACCCCCATCCACAGAGAGAAGGAGGACATGTACGATGAGATCATCGAGCTGAAGAAG TCATTACACATGCAGAAGAGTGATGTGGATCTGATGAGAACAAAGCTTCGGCGCTTAGAAGAGGAAAACAGCCGAAAGGACCGGCAGATAGAACAGCTCTTGGATCCGTCCCGA GGCCCGGATTTTGTTCGGACTCTGGCAGAGAAAAGGCCTGACACTGGCTGG GTGATCAACGGGCTGAAGCAGCGGATTCTCAAGCTGGAGCAGCAGTGCAAGGAGAAGGACAGCACCATCAA CAAACTGCAGACTGACATGAAGACCACCAACTTGGAGGAGATGAGGATCGCCATGGAGACGTATTACGAGGAG ATTCATCGTCTCCAGACTCTCCTGGCAAGTTCTGAAACGACAGGAAAGAA GCCTCCGGTGGAGAAGAAAATCggccttaaaaagcagaaaaaaatgagcaGTGCCTTCCTGAGCTTGTCCCGCAGCGTCCAGGAGCTCACGGAGGAGAACCAGAGCCTGAAGGAAGACCTGGACCGCATGCTGAGCAACTCCCCCACCATCTCCAAGATAAAGG ATTACGTGGAGTGGAGTAAGCCCCGGCTGCTCCGGCGGATCGCAGAGCTGGAGAAA AAAATGAGTTCGATGGAAAGCCTCAAATCCCACGCCTCAGAGGTGGTCAGGTCCAACCCTCCTGCTCACTCCGCGTCCAGCTCCGTGGGGCCCCGGCAGATGCGCCTGGACCGGCCAGACCGGCAGGAGGAGGGCGAGCGTCTGCGGGGGGCGGTGAAGAGCCTGAAAGGCGAGCGGAATGCCCTGCACACCCAGCTGCAGGAAAGGGA TCTGGAAGTGAAGCAGCTCCTGCAGACAAAGGCGGATCTGCAGAAGGAGCTGGAAAACATGAAGGAGggtgagaaggagagaaaagagagagaggaggcttTGAG AGAAGAAATTCGAGCACTCACCAAGAAGTTTCGAGAATtggaagaaatgaagaatgaaGAGGAAGATGACCGCGTGGAAATGACTCCTGAG GTAATGAATCTGGCCCCTTCAGTGGTGGAAGTCAGTGGTGTCTTGATGGCCACAGCAGCAGTTCTTGCTTCTTTCTGTCTTAAAATCCAAGCCTTTCATCTCAGAAGTCCCATTCATGTAGCCCAGCATTGGGCTATAAAAGACCGAAAAAGGACCCTGGAGAAGCAGGTCATTCTTGCGCTAACGCACAGATGCGCTGAGCTGGGGAAGTGCGCTCCGGCTGTGGGAGCCAGCCGCCTCCCGGACACTTGGCGGGCGACCGCCCTCCTCCCGCAGGGAGCCCTGCCTGACGGAGCCCCCGGGCTGACCAAACCCAGCGTCACCCTGCTCACTAGCGAGCTTGTTGTTTCTCCAGAGACTTCTTTGTCGTCTGACACGCTGAGCG ACCCAGGAAGAACCCCGGCCCCCAAGCCCCACCATCAGACCCTCCCAGCTGGACTCGGAGCCGGGCCCGGGGCCCGACAGTGA
- the IQCE gene encoding IQ domain-containing protein E isoform X9, translated as MSLGTGEPASETGDDSLSAITFDSDPEKLSAKAKRRSFHKPPPTSPKSPYHSKPRKVASWRALRTAASMPLGSRMSLTPQKLWLGSSRQGSLTQALRSDLTLERAWTTPPSSTPDYLTEAVRMRRSNLRRSASHGSVPGTPIHREKEDMYDEIIELKKSLHMQKSDVDLMRTKLRRLEEENSRKDRQIEQLLDPSRGPDFVRTLAEKRPDTGWVINGLKQRILKLEQQCKEKDSTINKLQTDMKTTNLEEMRIAMETYYEEIHRLQTLLASSETTGKKPPVEKKIGLKKQKKMSSAFLSLSRSVQELTEENQSLKEDLDRMLSNSPTISKIKDYVEWSKPRLLRRIAELEKKMSSMESLKSHASEVVRSNPPAHSASSSVGPRQMRLDRPDRQEEGERLRGAVKSLKGERNALHTQLQERDLEVKQLLQTKADLQKELENMKEGEKERKEREEALREEIRALTKKFRELEEMKNEEEDDRVEMTPETQEEPRPPSPTIRPSQLDSEPGPGPDSDWREGGPSRPPSACSAGRRDAAARLLQSRWQVYRRQKNKAVLSEEILGEQRRQGLLQICP; from the exons ATGTCGCTGGGCACCGGGGAGCCGGCCTCGGAGACG GGAGATGACAGTCTGTCTGCGATCACCTTTGACTCTGACCCTGAGAAGCTGAGTGCG AAAGCAAAGAGGAGAAGTTTCCACAAGCCTCCGCCCACATCGCCGA AGTCACCTTATCACTCTAAGCCGAGAAAAGTGGCCTCCTGGAGAGCTCTGAGGACAGCAGCGAGCATGCCCCTCGGCAGCAGAATGTCCTTGACCCCCCAGAAGCTGTGGCTGGGAAGCTCCAGGCAAG GAAGTCTGACCCAAGCCCTGAGATCAGACCTCACCTTGGAGCGTGCGTGGACCACCCCCCCCAGCAGCACCCCCGACTATCTGACAGAAGCCGTAAGAATGAGGAGGTCAAATCTCAGGCGTTCTGCCAGCCACG GCTCCGTCCCTGGGACCCCCATCCACAGAGAGAAGGAGGACATGTACGATGAGATCATCGAGCTGAAGAAG TCATTACACATGCAGAAGAGTGATGTGGATCTGATGAGAACAAAGCTTCGGCGCTTAGAAGAGGAAAACAGCCGAAAGGACCGGCAGATAGAACAGCTCTTGGATCCGTCCCGA GGCCCGGATTTTGTTCGGACTCTGGCAGAGAAAAGGCCTGACACTGGCTGG GTGATCAACGGGCTGAAGCAGCGGATTCTCAAGCTGGAGCAGCAGTGCAAGGAGAAGGACAGCACCATCAA CAAACTGCAGACTGACATGAAGACCACCAACTTGGAGGAGATGAGGATCGCCATGGAGACGTATTACGAGGAG ATTCATCGTCTCCAGACTCTCCTGGCAAGTTCTGAAACGACAGGAAAGAA GCCTCCGGTGGAGAAGAAAATCggccttaaaaagcagaaaaaaatgagcaGTGCCTTCCTGAGCTTGTCCCGCAGCGTCCAGGAGCTCACGGAGGAGAACCAGAGCCTGAAGGAAGACCTGGACCGCATGCTGAGCAACTCCCCCACCATCTCCAAGATAAAGG ATTACGTGGAGTGGAGTAAGCCCCGGCTGCTCCGGCGGATCGCAGAGCTGGAGAAA AAAATGAGTTCGATGGAAAGCCTCAAATCCCACGCCTCAGAGGTGGTCAGGTCCAACCCTCCTGCTCACTCCGCGTCCAGCTCCGTGGGGCCCCGGCAGATGCGCCTGGACCGGCCAGACCGGCAGGAGGAGGGCGAGCGTCTGCGGGGGGCGGTGAAGAGCCTGAAAGGCGAGCGGAATGCCCTGCACACCCAGCTGCAGGAAAGGGA TCTGGAAGTGAAGCAGCTCCTGCAGACAAAGGCGGATCTGCAGAAGGAGCTGGAAAACATGAAGGAGggtgagaaggagagaaaagagagagaggaggcttTGAG AGAAGAAATTCGAGCACTCACCAAGAAGTTTCGAGAATtggaagaaatgaagaatgaaGAGGAAGATGACCGCGTGGAAATGACTCCTGAG ACCCAGGAAGAACCCCGGCCCCCAAGCCCCACCATCAGACCCTCCCAGCTGGACTCGGAGCCGGGCCCGGGGCCCGACAGTGACTGGAGAGAGGGTGGCCCCTCCCGGCCACCCTCTGCCTGCTCTGCGGGGAGGAGAGACGCCGCGGCCCGGCTCCTGCAGAGCCGGTGGCAGGTGTACCGGCGCCAG aaaaataaggCTGTTCTGAGTGAG GAGATCCTGGGTGAGCAGAGGAGACAGGGGCTCCTTCAGATATGCCCGTGA
- the IQCE gene encoding IQ domain-containing protein E isoform X3 has protein sequence MSLGTGEPASETGDDSLSAITFDSDPEKLSAKAKRRSFHKPPPTSPKSPYHSKPRKVASWRALRTAASMPLGSRMSLTPQKLWLGSSRQGSLTQALRSDLTLERAWTTPPSSTPDYLTEAVRMRRSNLRRSASHGSVPGTPIHREKEDMYDEIIELKKSLHMQKSDVDLMRTKLRRLEEENSRKDRQIEQLLDPSRGPDFVRTLAEKRPDTGWVINGLKQRILKLEQQCKEKDSTINKLQTDMKTTNLEEMRIAMETYYEEIHRLQTLLASSETTGKKPPVEKKIGLKKQKKMSSAFLSLSRSVQELTEENQSLKEDLDRMLSNSPTISKIKDYVEWSKPRLLRRIAELEKKMSSMESLKSHASEVVRSNPPAHSASSSVGPRQMRLDRPDRQEEGERLRGAVKSLKGERNALHTQLQEREEEIRALTKKFRELEEMKNEEEDDRVEMTPETQEEPRPPSPTIRPSQLDSEPGPGPDSDWREGGPSRPPSACSAGRRDAAARLLQSRWQVYRRQKNKAVLSEAATVLQAAFRGHLARAKLLSSRACGSHPPSVPSPPSQASPSPHVLSPVVQAGGDPGQEEAITTIQSVFRAHLARARHSATGQRATAAACTDRSAWAPHSEPLSSPLPAASPGDFISFRISCQEDSEGSSGEPTEGPAPEHEAPRGPGKPAAPPPGPAEPSPSGLQPAMPPPAEEVNSDDSDEVVLAPALPTRKTASPPLTW, from the exons ATGTCGCTGGGCACCGGGGAGCCGGCCTCGGAGACG GGAGATGACAGTCTGTCTGCGATCACCTTTGACTCTGACCCTGAGAAGCTGAGTGCG AAAGCAAAGAGGAGAAGTTTCCACAAGCCTCCGCCCACATCGCCGA AGTCACCTTATCACTCTAAGCCGAGAAAAGTGGCCTCCTGGAGAGCTCTGAGGACAGCAGCGAGCATGCCCCTCGGCAGCAGAATGTCCTTGACCCCCCAGAAGCTGTGGCTGGGAAGCTCCAGGCAAG GAAGTCTGACCCAAGCCCTGAGATCAGACCTCACCTTGGAGCGTGCGTGGACCACCCCCCCCAGCAGCACCCCCGACTATCTGACAGAAGCCGTAAGAATGAGGAGGTCAAATCTCAGGCGTTCTGCCAGCCACG GCTCCGTCCCTGGGACCCCCATCCACAGAGAGAAGGAGGACATGTACGATGAGATCATCGAGCTGAAGAAG TCATTACACATGCAGAAGAGTGATGTGGATCTGATGAGAACAAAGCTTCGGCGCTTAGAAGAGGAAAACAGCCGAAAGGACCGGCAGATAGAACAGCTCTTGGATCCGTCCCGA GGCCCGGATTTTGTTCGGACTCTGGCAGAGAAAAGGCCTGACACTGGCTGG GTGATCAACGGGCTGAAGCAGCGGATTCTCAAGCTGGAGCAGCAGTGCAAGGAGAAGGACAGCACCATCAA CAAACTGCAGACTGACATGAAGACCACCAACTTGGAGGAGATGAGGATCGCCATGGAGACGTATTACGAGGAG ATTCATCGTCTCCAGACTCTCCTGGCAAGTTCTGAAACGACAGGAAAGAA GCCTCCGGTGGAGAAGAAAATCggccttaaaaagcagaaaaaaatgagcaGTGCCTTCCTGAGCTTGTCCCGCAGCGTCCAGGAGCTCACGGAGGAGAACCAGAGCCTGAAGGAAGACCTGGACCGCATGCTGAGCAACTCCCCCACCATCTCCAAGATAAAGG ATTACGTGGAGTGGAGTAAGCCCCGGCTGCTCCGGCGGATCGCAGAGCTGGAGAAA AAAATGAGTTCGATGGAAAGCCTCAAATCCCACGCCTCAGAGGTGGTCAGGTCCAACCCTCCTGCTCACTCCGCGTCCAGCTCCGTGGGGCCCCGGCAGATGCGCCTGGACCGGCCAGACCGGCAGGAGGAGGGCGAGCGTCTGCGGGGGGCGGTGAAGAGCCTGAAAGGCGAGCGGAATGCCCTGCACACCCAGCTGCAGGAAAGGGA AGAAGAAATTCGAGCACTCACCAAGAAGTTTCGAGAATtggaagaaatgaagaatgaaGAGGAAGATGACCGCGTGGAAATGACTCCTGAG ACCCAGGAAGAACCCCGGCCCCCAAGCCCCACCATCAGACCCTCCCAGCTGGACTCGGAGCCGGGCCCGGGGCCCGACAGTGACTGGAGAGAGGGTGGCCCCTCCCGGCCACCCTCTGCCTGCTCTGCGGGGAGGAGAGACGCCGCGGCCCGGCTCCTGCAGAGCCGGTGGCAGGTGTACCGGCGCCAG aaaaataaggCTGTTCTGAGTGAG gcAGCTACCGTGCTGCAGGCGGCTTTCCGGGGGCACCTAGCGCGGGCGAAGCTGCTATCGAGCAGAGCGTGCGGCTCGCATCCCCCCAGCGTGCCAAGCCCTCCCAGCCAG GCCTCCCCCTCGCCCCACGTTCTGAGCCCCGTCGTCCAGGCCGGGGGTGACCCGGGGCAAGAGGaggccatcaccaccatccagtcCGTCTTCCGGGCACACCTGGCACGGGCCAGGCACAG tGCCACCGGTCAGAGAGCCACCGCTGCAGCGTGCACGGACAGATCTGCCTGGGCCCCGCACAGCGAACCCCTGTCCTCACCCCTCCCTGCAGCTTCTCCTggtgatttcatttcatttcggATTTCGT GTCAGGAAGACAGCGAGGGGAGCAGCGGGGAGCCGACGGAGGGGCCAGCTCCCGAGCATGAAGCACCCAGGGGCCCAGGGAAGCCGGCAGCCCCGCCACCCGGCCCCG
- the IQCE gene encoding IQ domain-containing protein E isoform X2 yields the protein MSLGTGEPASETGDDSLSAITFDSDPEKLSAKAKRRSFHKPPPTSPKSPYHSKPRKVASWRALRTAASMPLGSRMSLTPQKLWLGSSRQGSLTQALRSDLTLERAWTTPPSSTPDYLTEAVRMRRSNLRRSASHGSVPGTPIHREKEDMYDEIIELKKSLHMQKSDVDLMRTKLRRLEEENSRKDRQIEQLLDPSRGPDFVRTLAEKRPDTGWVINGLKQRILKLEQQCKEKDSTINKLQTDMKTTNLEEMRIAMETYYEEIHRLQTLLASSETTGKKPPVEKKIGLKKQKKMSSAFLSLSRSVQELTEENQSLKEDLDRMLSNSPTISKIKDYVEWSKPRLLRRIAELEKKMSSMESLKSHASEVVRSNPPAHSASSSVGPRQMRLDRPDRQEEGERLRGAVKSLKGERNALHTQLQERDLEVKQLLQTKADLQKELENMKEGEKERKEREEALREEIRALTKKFRELEEMKNEEEDDRVEMTPETQEEPRPPSPTIRPSQLDSEPGPGPDSDWREGGPSRPPSACSAGRRDAAARLLQSRWQVYRRQKNKAVLSEAATVLQAAFRGHLARAKLLSSRACGSHPPSVPSPPSQASPSPHVLSPVVQAGGDPGQEEAITTIQSVFRAHLARARHSIPRSSSSAPCLLGRQGSVRTVQLQQLRPPYTPTRARSGIYSEAESTRPRAQGQGCWAPLCGGGLQQCHRSESHRCSVHGQICLGPAQRTPVLTPPCSFSW from the exons ATGTCGCTGGGCACCGGGGAGCCGGCCTCGGAGACG GGAGATGACAGTCTGTCTGCGATCACCTTTGACTCTGACCCTGAGAAGCTGAGTGCG AAAGCAAAGAGGAGAAGTTTCCACAAGCCTCCGCCCACATCGCCGA AGTCACCTTATCACTCTAAGCCGAGAAAAGTGGCCTCCTGGAGAGCTCTGAGGACAGCAGCGAGCATGCCCCTCGGCAGCAGAATGTCCTTGACCCCCCAGAAGCTGTGGCTGGGAAGCTCCAGGCAAG GAAGTCTGACCCAAGCCCTGAGATCAGACCTCACCTTGGAGCGTGCGTGGACCACCCCCCCCAGCAGCACCCCCGACTATCTGACAGAAGCCGTAAGAATGAGGAGGTCAAATCTCAGGCGTTCTGCCAGCCACG GCTCCGTCCCTGGGACCCCCATCCACAGAGAGAAGGAGGACATGTACGATGAGATCATCGAGCTGAAGAAG TCATTACACATGCAGAAGAGTGATGTGGATCTGATGAGAACAAAGCTTCGGCGCTTAGAAGAGGAAAACAGCCGAAAGGACCGGCAGATAGAACAGCTCTTGGATCCGTCCCGA GGCCCGGATTTTGTTCGGACTCTGGCAGAGAAAAGGCCTGACACTGGCTGG GTGATCAACGGGCTGAAGCAGCGGATTCTCAAGCTGGAGCAGCAGTGCAAGGAGAAGGACAGCACCATCAA CAAACTGCAGACTGACATGAAGACCACCAACTTGGAGGAGATGAGGATCGCCATGGAGACGTATTACGAGGAG ATTCATCGTCTCCAGACTCTCCTGGCAAGTTCTGAAACGACAGGAAAGAA GCCTCCGGTGGAGAAGAAAATCggccttaaaaagcagaaaaaaatgagcaGTGCCTTCCTGAGCTTGTCCCGCAGCGTCCAGGAGCTCACGGAGGAGAACCAGAGCCTGAAGGAAGACCTGGACCGCATGCTGAGCAACTCCCCCACCATCTCCAAGATAAAGG ATTACGTGGAGTGGAGTAAGCCCCGGCTGCTCCGGCGGATCGCAGAGCTGGAGAAA AAAATGAGTTCGATGGAAAGCCTCAAATCCCACGCCTCAGAGGTGGTCAGGTCCAACCCTCCTGCTCACTCCGCGTCCAGCTCCGTGGGGCCCCGGCAGATGCGCCTGGACCGGCCAGACCGGCAGGAGGAGGGCGAGCGTCTGCGGGGGGCGGTGAAGAGCCTGAAAGGCGAGCGGAATGCCCTGCACACCCAGCTGCAGGAAAGGGA TCTGGAAGTGAAGCAGCTCCTGCAGACAAAGGCGGATCTGCAGAAGGAGCTGGAAAACATGAAGGAGggtgagaaggagagaaaagagagagaggaggcttTGAG AGAAGAAATTCGAGCACTCACCAAGAAGTTTCGAGAATtggaagaaatgaagaatgaaGAGGAAGATGACCGCGTGGAAATGACTCCTGAG ACCCAGGAAGAACCCCGGCCCCCAAGCCCCACCATCAGACCCTCCCAGCTGGACTCGGAGCCGGGCCCGGGGCCCGACAGTGACTGGAGAGAGGGTGGCCCCTCCCGGCCACCCTCTGCCTGCTCTGCGGGGAGGAGAGACGCCGCGGCCCGGCTCCTGCAGAGCCGGTGGCAGGTGTACCGGCGCCAG aaaaataaggCTGTTCTGAGTGAG gcAGCTACCGTGCTGCAGGCGGCTTTCCGGGGGCACCTAGCGCGGGCGAAGCTGCTATCGAGCAGAGCGTGCGGCTCGCATCCCCCCAGCGTGCCAAGCCCTCCCAGCCAG GCCTCCCCCTCGCCCCACGTTCTGAGCCCCGTCGTCCAGGCCGGGGGTGACCCGGGGCAAGAGGaggccatcaccaccatccagtcCGTCTTCCGGGCACACCTGGCACGGGCCAGGCACAG CATCCCACGCTCCTCATCCTCGGCACCATGCCTGCTGGGTCGCCAGGGTTCAGTCAGGACTGTCCAGCTGCAGCAGCTCAGACCCCCGTATACGCCGACCCGGGCAAGGAGTGGGATTTACAGCGAGGCTGAGAGCACGCGGCCCAGGGCTcaggggcagggatgctgggcgCCTCTGTGCGGCGGGGGCCTCCAGCAG tGCCACCGGTCAGAGAGCCACCGCTGCAGCGTGCACGGACAGATCTGCCTGGGCCCCGCACAGCGAACCCCTGTCCTCACCCCTCCCTGCAGCTTCTCCTggtga
- the IQCE gene encoding IQ domain-containing protein E isoform X10 → MSLGTGEPASETGDDSLSAITFDSDPEKLSAKAKRRSFHKPPPTSPKSPYHSKPRKVASWRALRTAASMPLGSRMSLTPQKLWLGSSRQGSLTQALRSDLTLERAWTTPPSSTPDYLTEAVRMRRSNLRRSASHGSVPGTPIHREKEDMYDEIIELKKSLHMQKSDVDLMRTKLRRLEEENSRKDRQIEQLLDPSRGPDFVRTLAEKRPDTGWVINGLKQRILKLEQQCKEKDSTINKLQTDMKTTNLEEMRIAMETYYEEIHRLQTLLASSETTGKKPPVEKKIGLKKQKKMSSAFLSLSRSVQELTEENQSLKEDLDRMLSNSPTISKIKDYVEWSKPRLLRRIAELEKKMSSMESLKSHASEVVRSNPPAHSASSSVGPRQMRLDRPDRQEEGERLRGAVKSLKGERNALHTQLQERDLEVKQLLQTKADLQKELENMKEGEKERKEREEALREEIRALTKKFRELEEMKNEEEDDRVEMTPETQEEPRPPSPTIRPSQLDSEPGPGPDSDWREGGPSRPPSACSAGRRDAAARLLQSRWQVYRRQKNKAVLSEEEGKAFSLWNLP, encoded by the exons ATGTCGCTGGGCACCGGGGAGCCGGCCTCGGAGACG GGAGATGACAGTCTGTCTGCGATCACCTTTGACTCTGACCCTGAGAAGCTGAGTGCG AAAGCAAAGAGGAGAAGTTTCCACAAGCCTCCGCCCACATCGCCGA AGTCACCTTATCACTCTAAGCCGAGAAAAGTGGCCTCCTGGAGAGCTCTGAGGACAGCAGCGAGCATGCCCCTCGGCAGCAGAATGTCCTTGACCCCCCAGAAGCTGTGGCTGGGAAGCTCCAGGCAAG GAAGTCTGACCCAAGCCCTGAGATCAGACCTCACCTTGGAGCGTGCGTGGACCACCCCCCCCAGCAGCACCCCCGACTATCTGACAGAAGCCGTAAGAATGAGGAGGTCAAATCTCAGGCGTTCTGCCAGCCACG GCTCCGTCCCTGGGACCCCCATCCACAGAGAGAAGGAGGACATGTACGATGAGATCATCGAGCTGAAGAAG TCATTACACATGCAGAAGAGTGATGTGGATCTGATGAGAACAAAGCTTCGGCGCTTAGAAGAGGAAAACAGCCGAAAGGACCGGCAGATAGAACAGCTCTTGGATCCGTCCCGA GGCCCGGATTTTGTTCGGACTCTGGCAGAGAAAAGGCCTGACACTGGCTGG GTGATCAACGGGCTGAAGCAGCGGATTCTCAAGCTGGAGCAGCAGTGCAAGGAGAAGGACAGCACCATCAA CAAACTGCAGACTGACATGAAGACCACCAACTTGGAGGAGATGAGGATCGCCATGGAGACGTATTACGAGGAG ATTCATCGTCTCCAGACTCTCCTGGCAAGTTCTGAAACGACAGGAAAGAA GCCTCCGGTGGAGAAGAAAATCggccttaaaaagcagaaaaaaatgagcaGTGCCTTCCTGAGCTTGTCCCGCAGCGTCCAGGAGCTCACGGAGGAGAACCAGAGCCTGAAGGAAGACCTGGACCGCATGCTGAGCAACTCCCCCACCATCTCCAAGATAAAGG ATTACGTGGAGTGGAGTAAGCCCCGGCTGCTCCGGCGGATCGCAGAGCTGGAGAAA AAAATGAGTTCGATGGAAAGCCTCAAATCCCACGCCTCAGAGGTGGTCAGGTCCAACCCTCCTGCTCACTCCGCGTCCAGCTCCGTGGGGCCCCGGCAGATGCGCCTGGACCGGCCAGACCGGCAGGAGGAGGGCGAGCGTCTGCGGGGGGCGGTGAAGAGCCTGAAAGGCGAGCGGAATGCCCTGCACACCCAGCTGCAGGAAAGGGA TCTGGAAGTGAAGCAGCTCCTGCAGACAAAGGCGGATCTGCAGAAGGAGCTGGAAAACATGAAGGAGggtgagaaggagagaaaagagagagaggaggcttTGAG AGAAGAAATTCGAGCACTCACCAAGAAGTTTCGAGAATtggaagaaatgaagaatgaaGAGGAAGATGACCGCGTGGAAATGACTCCTGAG ACCCAGGAAGAACCCCGGCCCCCAAGCCCCACCATCAGACCCTCCCAGCTGGACTCGGAGCCGGGCCCGGGGCCCGACAGTGACTGGAGAGAGGGTGGCCCCTCCCGGCCACCCTCTGCCTGCTCTGCGGGGAGGAGAGACGCCGCGGCCCGGCTCCTGCAGAGCCGGTGGCAGGTGTACCGGCGCCAG aaaaataaggCTGTTCTGAGTGAG gaggaagggaaggcatTTTCCCTCTGGAACCTCCCGTGA